A stretch of DNA from Verrucomicrobiota bacterium:
GAGTTCTCTCTACAGGGCTAGTATCCATGGGGCTGCTTACATCTGGCTTAGTAGCAATGGGTATCAAAGCAGCCGGTCCCGCCAGTATGGAGCTGATGATGGACCACAGTGGCATGAACCATGGTGATGCTATACCAGACCATGAGAACATGCCCAAAGCCGAGTAGGTGATCCTGATAATTTAGTCCCCAAATGCTCAGTACCCTGTAAAGCTATTTTGGGAACTCCTATCATTGTTGTTGTCGAAGATCGAGTGGTGTTTAGTGTTTGTCTCAACCATCCCACATGAGTTAAGGCGCTCTAACCTATCTTTATTCATTATCCTTGACTAACTTATCAATAAAATTAGGGACAAAACCCTCAGTAAAGCCCGCAATAAATGCCCACAAAATTGCCTTGGAAAAATCCGCATTAGTTGCAGGTAAGGTATTGCTTGAATACTCATAGGGCGTAATAAATTCCTCTTCTGCGCTTTTGAAATTCGGAAATAGTTCGCCTTGAATGATGCCAGACGCAAAAATACCATAAAGAACAAATGCAAATAATCCGCCAAATATTGGTGATAGAAATATCTGCAATTTCAGAATAAAGTAAGTAGCTTCATCTTTCATTGGGGATTCGTCCATTGGAGATGCCTCAATTAAAGATATATTTTGCGTATCAGATTCTGATGTATCAACCTCCAATGTGATAGCAGTTTCATTGGTTTCCTTAATAGAAACTGCATCTAGCTGATCTTGACTAATGTGCTCTGAAGATAAATCAAGTGCCTGTACAGAATTTTCATCCACCGAATTTCTGAGTTGCTGCACATAGGCTTCTTGTAAACGTCTATAATTGCTGGCGGCTCCTCCTACAGTTCCAGCTACAAACATCATGGGACTTATTACTTTGAGTTTTGGAATATTAAAAACAATCAATGAAAGTAATAAGTTAAGCAGGACGACACTGGACGTTATCCATGCATTTAAGATTGCTAGTCGTTCGATATTTTGCCTTGGGTGGTTTGTAGATTTCATCTGATAATTACTCTTCACAAATAATTTTTGCATCATACCGAATTACTTTTAGCGATCGGCATGCATGGGTGTGGTTAGACTACGCTTGTTTATTTCAAGGAATTCATGAACCTGGGATAGCCGTAGGCTGCCATGTGTTATGTAATGCCTGCTAGGCTAATATCCTCGTGGTCTGGCCTATCTGATTTGTTACGAGTGCACGAATGACCTTAACGATTTTCTCACCTCCTTGTTGAGATGGCTCAATTGGCGAGAGCTTTGAATAGTCAGACGGTTCATTACATACAAGTCGTAGATCGATCAATGCTACATCCGCCTCGATTGCTTCACGGAGGATGACCTCATTGAACATGGATAAAGCGGCTTGCTGAGAAGGTTTAAGGCCAGGAACACAGTCGTAAACTGTACAGACTGCAGTAGGGTATGCATATGCGGTCACTGCCTCCAGCATGGCCTTGTACTTGCTCCGGAATTCTTGACGGATGGTAGCAAATCGCTCAAGTGCCTGTGAGATATTTGCAACCTTCTCATCCAAAACGGACAAATGGCCCAGGGCATCATTGCCACCGCAGCTTACAACAACATGCGATGCATCCGCTGGCATCTTCTGCAACTGTGCATGTACATCTGTTGTGACATCGCCGTCGACCGCAAGGAGTGTCGCCGACCA
This window harbors:
- a CDS encoding SGNH/GDSL hydrolase family protein, which codes for MPHVVLLGDSIFDNGVYVPEGLPVIEQLRAVLADDWSATLLAVDGDVTTDVHAQLQKMPADASHVVVSCGGNDALGHLSVLDEKVANISQALERFATIRQEFRSKYKAMLEAVTAYAYPTAVCTVYDCVPGLKPSQQAALSMFNEVILREAIEADVALIDLRLVCNEPSDYSKLSPIEPSQQGGEKIVKVIRALVTNQIGQTTRILA